gcttacaagttatttGTCAAGGATGGGTACAACCCCAACGAGCCATCAAAGTTAGGGAAACTTCCATCAGAAGCTAGCATGATACAATCACGTGAAAGTTTGGGATACAAACAACCTCCGCCAGTTCGCATATCCATAAGAAGGGCAAGTATCAACTACATCACTGTGGAAGATGAGTCTGTTGCTTCCAACAAAAGGCCTTCAGTGTTTGATCGTCTTGGAAAGTCGGCCACAAAAGCTTCTGTATTTGAGAGATTAGGGCCGTTAAAActgaagaaataaaggaagaacaAGTTCCACAGAGATTATCAACGCGTGAAAACGCTTGCTTTTCCTGGAACCTAGAGGGATATACAAAGTTTGATTCCTTCTAGAATGAGACGACAAACAAAACTTGTGGTTTTATGTGAGGAGGTGCTAAAAGCAAAGTTTCACACTGTAGTGTAGACCAAGGAGCGTGACGAAGATGAGGAGAGTGTAGGTTCTTCATATCATATTACCGCACAAAGTGATCAAAATACTTCATTTCAGATAGAGGTTGCCGAGAAGTTGGAGGACATTTCCTCGTGTTACCACATATCTTTCAATGATGGCGATCCTCGAGAGGATGAAGATGCCAGAGATGCtcctccagaacttgaagaagGGGTGAATACCACAGTAGACTCTTTGAAAGAAGTTAATCTTGGTACTGATGAAGACCCAAGGCCCACCTACCTAAGTGCTTTTCTAACAGGTGATGAAGAAGACACTTACATGGAAATACTGAAAGAATATAGGGATGTTTTTGCTTGGAGTTATAAAGAGATGCCTGGATTAGATCCCAAAGTAGCAGTCCATCATCTGGCGGTCAAGAATGGTGCCCGTCCTGTTAAGCAGGCCCAAAGGCATTTCAGACCAGATTTGATTCCTTCAATCGAAAATGAAGTCAACAAACTCATTGAAGCTGGCTTTATTCGTGAAGTTAAATATCCTACATGGATTTCAAGTATCGTTCCCGTAAAAAAGAAGACTGGCTAAATTCGAGTTTGTGTTGACTTCAGGGATTTTAACAACGCATGCCCTAAAGATGATTTCCCGCTTcccatcccagaattgatgattgatGCTACCACTGGTTACGAGGCGATTTCTTTCATGGATGGTTCATCCGGCTATAACCAAATTCGTATGGCaccaaaagatgaagagcttactgcatttcgtacacccaagggtatttattgttacaaagtgatgcctttcggtttgaaaaatgctggtgccacatatcaaagggctatgcagaatatctttgatgatttgctccataaaaatgttgaatgttatgtggatgacttggtggtaaaatcaagaaagagaagcgaccacttgcaagacctgagaatggtgttcgagcgacttcggagatatcaacttcgaatgaatccattgaaatgtgcctttggagttacttctagaaatttccttggtttcattgttcgacatcgaggaatcgaaattgatcaagccaaagttgatgcaattttgaaaatgcccgagcctcgaaatattcatgagttaaaAAGTCTGCAAGGGAAGCTAGCTTATATTAGGAGATTCATTTCGAAATTAGCTGGGAGGTGCCAACCATTTagtcgtctcatgaagaaggGCGCCCCTTTCAAGTAGGACGAAGCATGTACCAATGCCTTCGAGAATAACAAGTCATATTTAATGAAGCCTCCAGTTCTAGTAGCCCCTGTACCTGGAAAACCATTGATACTGTACATTTCAGCACAAGAAAAGTCGGTTGGAGAGTTGTTGGCCCAAGAGAATAGCGAAGGGAAAGAAAATTCTCTTTACTACTTGAGCAGAATGATGACACGTAATGAGCTGAACTACACGCCAATTGAAAAGTTGTGCTTGGCACTAGTCTTCTCGATTCAAAAGCTGAAgcactactttcaagctcataGTGTTAATCTCATTTCCAGAGCAAATCCCATCAAGTTTGTGATGTCAAAACCAATCCTCAGTGATCGACTAGCAAGGTGGTACCTCCAgtttcaacaatttgagattACATACATCCCTCAAAAGGCTGTAAAAGGAAAGGCATTGGCAGACTTCCTAGCAGCTCACCCAATACCTGATGACTGGGAGCTAACTGATGAACTTCCCGACGAAGATGCAATGATCGTTGAAATTCAATCTCCGTGGAAAATGTACTTTGATGGTGCTGCACAACGTGATGGAGCTGGTGCTGGTGTGGTGTTTGTTACTCCGCAGGGAGAAGTTCTACCATACTCCTTTACTTTGACACAATGTTGCTCCAACAATGTCGCTGAATATCAAGCACTAATACTTGGACTTGAAATGGCAGTCGACATGAAGCAGTTGCAGTTACAAGTGTTTGGTGACTCTCAGTTGGTGATCAATCAACTCCTGGGAAGTTATGAAGTCAGGAAGCCCGAATTACTCCCCTATCATGGTTATGCTCAGAAGTTGATAGGATGGCTTGGTGATGTGACTCTTCAGCACGTTCCAAGGAAGGAAAATAAGAAAGCCGATGCTTTAGCTGCTCTAGCTT
Above is a genomic segment from Lycium barbarum isolate Lr01 chromosome 12, ASM1917538v2, whole genome shotgun sequence containing:
- the LOC132624123 gene encoding uncharacterized protein LOC132624123, whose protein sequence is MKELGITTEELSESRLMIQGFNQGGQRAIGAIKVDITIEDLRSSAWMHVIDAKTSYNMLLGRPWIHENKVVPSSYYQCLKYLEGSVEKKIVADDKPFTEAESHFVDAKFYLKNYTVREVKVDDIATTKSDKIATERADEIIGKVKVGAEVSHSSPNKGNTVSLKKKKKTTPVLCYVPKLKKKEGEPSEAQENMLGGLTLPIRRIDAINLSSKLLGDFVAQNPPQNMALPTKRTNEDFDPNAYKLFVKDGYNPNEPSKLGKLPSEASMIQSRESLGYKQPPPVRISIRRASINYITVEDESVASNKRPSVFDRLGKSATKASTKERDEDEESVGSSYHITAQSDQNTSFQIEVAEKLEDISSCYHISFNDGDPREDEDARDAPPELEEGVNTTVDSLKEVNLGTDEDPRPTYLSAFLTGDEEDTYMEILKEYRDVFAWSYKEMPGLDPKVAVHHLAVKNGARPVKQAQRHFRPDLIPSIENEVNKLIEAGFIREVKYPTWISSIVPVKKKTG
- the LOC132624124 gene encoding uncharacterized protein LOC132624124, coding for MKPPVLVAPVPGKPLILYISAQEKSVGELLAQENSEGKENSLYYLSRMMTRNELNYTPIEKLCLALVFSIQKLKHYFQAHSVNLISRANPIKFVMSKPILSDRLARWYLQFQQFEITYIPQKAVKGKALADFLAAHPIPDDWELTDELPDEDAMIVEIQSPWKMYFDGAAQRDGAGAGVVFVTPQGEVLPYSFTLTQCCSNNVAEYQALILGLEMAVDMKQLQLQVFGDSQLVINQLLGSYEVRKPELLPYHGYAQKLIGWLGDVTLQHVPRKENKKADALAALASTLTLPDQTQVTICRKWVVPPPNEDEGAESELEHLVAVSEAAKEDWRQPIIDYLSYGILPEDSKRRTEIHRRAPRFLYYKDTLYRRSFEGILLRCLGEDEAVQALQEAHSGVCGSHQFGPKLHFHIKRMGYYVPTMVKDCLDYARRCKICDLFGFKQRKSSMYHAAANGLAEAFNKTLCNLLKKVVSKSKRDWHERMVEALWAYRTTYNTPTQATPYSLAYGVEAVLPLERQIPSLRLAIQEGLTEEENTQLRLAELEALDEKRMEAQQNLECY